The stretch of DNA GAGAGACTAAAGAAACCATATCGCTATTTGATTCGAATTGCCAAATAACAATAGCAGGCTCACGACTATTGAATCCAGGAGACATAGTGGACAAGATTCTCCTCTCATCGATTGattgaaacattttaattatgtatccCTACAAAATCCATTTTATACCGGAGTCAGAAATTGTATAACGAATTTGTTTAACATTATTTGCAGACTCTATGTggcatataaatttatgaactTCGGAACTCTTGCTAAGCTGCAACCTATAACTTGTGTCTCCTAATTTATCATGTTTTGCTTGCGGTCGGTTTTTCGGCACGTCCCCCCACTTCGTGTAAACTGTCGCAGTGTGAAATCGAGACGTCTGTGATCGGACGATTTTAAGCAACTCCTTAGAGTAATAATCCATACTAATCAAGCCTTTATCTTTTCTCGCCTGCCAATAATGAGCTAATATATTATCTATGGCTAGCAGAGCGATCCTGTTATTACTAAGTAATTCCTCTTCCAGGGTGTACAAAGTCAGCTGGAGCTGATCGTTGCTGCAACACCTGATCACCGTCAAGTCTTCCAGAGACGCTTGCACGATGCTGGCTATCGTTTCGGTTGTTATCTGCGCACCGGCCAAACGATACGCGTCACGTACGGCAGATGTCATCAGCTCGACTATTTTGCTCACCTGCACGCGTTGCgatttagttaatttaaatttatttccgtaTGTGGCGGTATGGGCTTGTTCCCGTGGCCACCTCcatacaattttattctaaaaaaagaaagaaaaaaagaaaaaagaaaatacctGCACGTGACCGAGCAAGTCAATCAGGATCGCGCAGGCATTGCACCCGTTGATGGCGATTTCTTTGTATCGCGAAGGTAATATGCATCTCGCTATGAACTGGTAAAGTAGAAGAGTCTTCCCAGTGGACGATTCTCCGACGATCTCCACGACGCTCTTGCTGTCGATGTCGGCGGGGAACAGAACGCTGTCGAGGTTAATCGAGCGCGGTCTCTCGCTGAATCTCGACAGCAGCTCGAGCCCGCCTTCGGAATTGAATTCCATACCGATGACTCGCGAATATACGGCTGCTGTCCTTTCCGAGCCACTGCAACGATTCGAATTTGATCAACTCATGCGCGCTTACCCGGCACTACATTATTGTTGTTCCGCGACGGCCATTTTGAATTGACGACGCACGCGACACCATcgacaatattttatgttcGAACAACTTTCAAATTCTCAAATGCTATTTTCCGATATTAAACGTTCTCGTTTATatcaagtaaattattattacgacatAATACATTACTAtcggattatttttaataagcaacGCTGGTAAAAGtgtcttatttaaattataatttattgcacaTTATTACGCGCAAGTTCTATCccgattatttatattattagtaGTTTTAACACGTGATTCTTTCACTTTCAGAGACACCTTGCATCGCTTTACGACCTTTTAACGCACGCCGGtaactgtatttttttatttatcacgacCGCggtttatacaataaaaaaatcaagtcACGAAGTTTCGCGGGCGATGACGTTGGCCAATCGCGTTCTCCCGCGCCGGTGGAAAAGTCTGCGCGTGCGCAGGGCCGAGGTGAGTTCGGCACCGGCAGCTGATTTAAGAAGACGGATCGAGTGCCGCGCGATCTCGTCTTCGCGCCCCACCAGCGTTAGCTGCCGGCCACGGTTTTTCTTTACCCGCGCGCTCGGCTCGTTCGTTTCCTCGCGCGCTCGTTTCGCTACCTACGTCTACGTATATAACGCGGGCCACatgcgcgagcgcgagcgcgaagCTCTCCCAGTTCAGGCGAAGTGCGAAGACCGGTACGGTTgacgccgcgcgcgctcgcgtttccCGCTATCTGTCGCGTATCAGTCAGCGTGAGTTACTCGCCGAGTGAAGGTTGGACGGGAAGAACGACCTGCCCAAGTCCTCGTCAGTCCCACGACACCTGATCAAAGAGCAAAAGTGGTGTACAACCGTTCGGTCCGTGATGAGTGTACGCGGCAAGCAAGTGCAAAATGGTACCTACGAGTTCGATTACATGCGAGTACCCGACACCAGAACACGCTGGCAGATCCTCCGCGACGGCATCTACGATCCGCAGAAAGGGACCTACTGCGGTCATCCGCCGAAAAAATGGGGTGAGTCgctcttcattttttttttcttctctaaatataattttctcacGTCCGCGAGCACGCGGATACGCGATCTCCCGAATTGTATCTCGACGTCGTCCCTAGTTTCTCGGTAAATGAAACGGATACGACTATGATTtgatattgttattattatctttttcgcGATTGCCTGAAAGAAAATCTGGTCGAGTGAAGGAAATTTAAATCCGGACTCGAAACTTGTTGAACCATGAGTGTATCGAGAACGAATGTTGGGAGTAAATATTTCCTGTGTAGGCGAAACGACTTGGTAACactcgaaatatatatatgtttttttttttttcacggtttGAAACTCAATGTGGTAtctatgataattaatttcttattatgtAACTATCTCCgcttgatatttaatttgcattctgatatcaagattttttttttttttttttaagaattttaaaggtttttttttctttttttttgtttattttaggaaaactttaatattagGATAAACAGAATGTTCCGTCGATTAAcatagatttaaatttataaacggtaagttaatacattatttaacactaaaatttcgaaaattaagtTTCGCTGAAACATTCTTTAAAAgcaacgaaaagaaaagaagaaaaaaaagaaagactcaCTTGTAAGAAAGACAATGATTGTACTTGTTGTTTACTGTCGTCGTTGTGTTAGAAAAGTTGCAGTTTTTTCCATTAAATCTCGTAGTGAATCTCGTAAACTTCAAATTTTAAGATCAATATCTCCGAAGGAACAACAGTAAGTTAATCAAGAAAGTAACGGTACTTCTTTTTAGCGCGACGTCGAGCCGAGTTTGTACGATTACATTTGATTACGtacgattacgtttaaataaaatcaacatttagatttttattatttttacaatacgaataaaatattttttatacgaagaaaagaataaaaaaaacgtagaaataattataaatacagaCACGgaatttttcacgattataacagtacttttttatttttttaatatttttttaaattaaaactttcaaCGCACATCTTTAATGAGCCTAATATTCTGCTTGATACACAAGAGTAATTTAAGAGCGGACAGATTAAATGCCAATATCGTGAGTAATAAACGGATTACCGTGTCACCGCCTTATCGTTATTTGAGATATTCCAATTACGACTTACCTGTTTACACAAGGAGATTGCAATACTCAAACGCACATAAAAATCTTGCATCAGTCTAATATCCCTGTTTCGATTAAGAATACCTTCACGCTAATGATACGTTAGTTACATAACGTGTtacagtttattttattaaataattggcTTTAGCTCCGACCGTGCGTGTCGCTTGATTGTCGCTtgcttaaataattaaactgcGAATTCGGGCGTTATTGAGATATGAAATTTCGGTGATCGTCGGTGTGGGCTACGCGTGTCGATGTATATGTAAGTACGTCGAGAAAATGACTCTTACGTAGACTTCTTGGCGGCTGCTTAGAAGCAGCCGACCCTGAGCCTCGTGTTTTGGCAGTGTCTGATTCGAGAGAGCACCGGAAATAAGTATCGGTGATGGTAACACATAGCCGAGCAGCGAAGGGGGCATTTGCCGTCCCGACGCACTGCCTTTCATCCAAATCTTAAGACTCGAATCGTGTCAATCGCGATCTGAGCAGAACGCGTGTTTGATACTTGACAAATTGACGATAACAAACCTTGAGAAACGacgttccctttttttttttttttctctactcGGGgcggattttttttgttcttttgtttgttttttttttctttatggtTTCGCGAGATAGAaactcgattttttttttatagtttagtACATTAATATATGAATCGAACACAactatgttttttaattttattttgctgaaataatattcttattaataacgttgttaattgattaatttgttttagtttattttattttattttttgtatgtGATGTctttaattgaaaatgtttcttatcaatttttatcttccgttgttttcttaatattttctgaGGAAACTCGGTTATATTTCGTGAGAGTTGTTCTTGTCAGAGGTATAACTTACGACATAAAACGATTTGTGAAAGTCTTGTTTGACTCGGTTAGAACTCGTCACGGTCTTTTATAACTTTGCAGGGTCTTCGAAaagtaacaatttaaatttgaattaaactCGAAAATAAGTGAGCTTTGAAAGTATTTTTCTacgattttaaaaagaagaaagaaaaagaatatttctaaACTGTTACTTATCGAGACAATTGTTACAAAATTTCTAAGTAATAAGTAAGATATTAGGTAGTTAAATTGAGATAATTGATAGTCGCACATCACCGCGGACAATGAATAACGGAACTGACAAAATAATGGAAATGACgtgaaattgttattaatgtGTTCTCGTTAAGGCGACATTTCGAATGCGAAAATGTTATTGCGCGCAAGCCAACTGCTAAAAATAATGTGTCCATAGGCGTCTCGGTGTTTCTAAGTAAATTGCTTTCGAAGATACGCTAATGAGTTAGATCATTCCTCCGGAAAAGGTTCGTAAATATACGAAAAGATTTGATGCCATCTTCAGCAATAAGTTttcagcagaaaaaaaaagaaaaaaaaaaatagaaacatcAATCTTGTAcctatttttcttatttaacaaCTGTAAAGTGATCatgaaaaatgataattaatacagCGTGACTTCCGAGTGAATTATAgtctggaatttttttttttactcccgAACGAGTAACGAGTCAATTCGGAATGTCTTCTTTAACAATGTTGCGCAATAGAATACAGTAGAAGTCGATGAAACGCACGCTGTACGCTTCAGGTCAGAGAAACGTTAATTTCAAACGTGTTTTGTATGTAAAGTGATCATCAAAAAGACACATACGAGTTCGCTTTTTACGCACATTTTGATTGTTTATTTGCACTCGTTGGCGGGATATTATGATAAGGATGTTGATTAACGACACGTATGtacgcttaattaattaattaatgtcacgTCTAGAATTGGGTAAATTTTAACGAAGCCTCCAAGCCTTCCTACGAGCGATTTCACACCGATTAGCATGCCGCGTTATCGatcttatacttttttttttttttcttttgttggAACATACTATTGGTATTCATTATCGTATCGTCTCAATGACGCAACTTGGATGACCACAGTTATGCTTTCGAAATAAGACGAGTTGTGCGGTCTCTAAAAATTTTGCACGTACAACGCTGagctttgaaattaattaaaataataattcagcaatattaatttaaaatcatatattaaataaattattaaattagagTATAATGACAATGAAacttatgttttatttttttttaagtataatatttattttaggtGGAACGA from Cardiocondyla obscurior isolate alpha-2009 linkage group LG04, Cobs3.1, whole genome shotgun sequence encodes:
- the Xrcc2 gene encoding DNA repair protein XRCC2 codes for the protein MEFNSEGGLELLSRFSERPRSINLDSVLFPADIDSKSVVEIVGESSTGKTLLLYQFIARCILPSRYKEIAINGCNACAILIDLLGHVQVSKIVELMTSAVRDAYRLAGAQITTETIASIVQASLEDLTVIRCCSNDQLQLTLYTLEEELLSNNRIALLAIDNILAHYWQARKDKGLISMDYYSKELLKIVRSQTSRFHTATVYTKWGDVPKNRPQAKHDKLGDTSYRLQLSKSSEVHKFICHIESANNVKQIRYTISDSGIKWIL